CTGAGATCACCAACGCCTGCTTCgagccagccaatcagatggtGAAATGCGACCCCCGCCACGGCAAATACATGGCTTGCTGCCTGCTGTTCCGTGGTGATGTGGTGCCCAAAGATGTGAACGCCGCCATCGCCACCATCAAAACCAAACGCACCATCCAGTTTGTGGACTGGTGCCCCACTGGCTTCAAGGTGGGCATCAACTACCAGCCCCCTACTGTGGTTCCTGGTGGCGATCTGGCTAAGGTGCAGAGGGCTGTGTGCATGCTGAGCAACACCACTGCCATCGCAGAGGCCTGGGCTCGGCTTGACCACAAGTTTGACCTGATGTACGCCAAGCGTGCCTTTGTGCACTGGTACGTGGGTGAGGGTATGGAGGAGGGAGAGTTCTCCGAGGCCAGAGAGGACATGGCCGCTCTGGAGAAGGATTACGAGGAGGTCGGCGTCGACTCCATTGAgggtgagggagaggaggaaggagaagagtaTTAAAGGAACATACATGGTGTTAGCTAGCCATGAAATAATTGATTGCAATGTGTTCCCGAATGcatttcaaacaaatgttttgtCATCTGGCTGTTCAGATTCAGCACCTGAAATTGTCAAGTTTGGCTATGTTCGAAATAAAATCTCTGTGATGTGATTACTTTTTGTCTTGGTTTCATTCactcttattttttatttttccttcctACTGATACACAGCTATAACAAAATGATCCAACAGGGAATGAATTGTGCATTTCCTTCCCTTTTATCATTTCTATGCTAATTACTCACATTTTAAGATGAGTAATATTCTTTTAATGAAACTCGTTGCAATAGATAGGATCTACCAGCCACGGAGCCCTTTTCATATTGGATTCGGAATAAAGGAAGgcattgttttcacatttgcaccAGAAGGCATATTAGAGTAACCAACAAATCTAAAATGCAGTCTTCTGGAAAAGAGCATGTGAACCCTATTCACAGTGACAGCAATATTTTTATGAGACAAGTTTGAGTGTTGTGTTCAGGGTTAAAATCAGGTTCAACCATAAAAAATTGAAACTgttgtttcaaaaatgttctaATACTAGGGCGTTATtgattcaaatataaatttgCTATGTCTTAGTGATTGGCATACATTGCCTACAGTCACAGCAAGAATTTagacttttctgaaatatgTGTCGGGTATATGAAGGATAATGGTGAAACTTGTAGGGTGAAGCCATCAAAATCTCAGTAAACATTGAGTGACCTCTGGTGGTTGGTTTAGATAAAAACTTAAAGGTCTTGAAGTTTCCTTCAGAGAACGTCTTGCGGGTATTGTTCCTCTATTTTACCTGTTCTTTTCATTGTAAACCTATACAAGGGGCAGTAAGCTGCCAAGGTaccaggggtcaggggtcattcTCAATGAGCtacagtggtgacctgtcaACTGTGGGAGTCAAAGTTGTGAATCCTCTAATCCCAAGATTGCCTCTGGGAGTTATCAATTACAAACAGCAGGTTACAAAcgaaatatttttaaaatatggaTTGCGAATTGATTTTATTCATCCTCCTATTTAAGCCAAAACattgtttattttcaatttcTAAATAAATTCAGAGCAGGACTACTGTAGATATTTGGACAGAAGATGAGAAAATGTTTCCATTGTTCCAATGTTAATGTTCAACAGCAAGGTCCATAGATAAACAGAATTCCTTGATATAAAGAcctaaaaaaatgaatgttcaCATGAGTAGTCCAGTTTGTTGAGTTTTAGaattttggaaaaataaatgtcaaacaCTACCTGAAGAGCTCAGGCAAGGATGTCCAAACGCTTTGCAACGAGGGACAGATTTGTTAAGATCAAAATGTGTGAGTGCAACATTCCTTGAATCATTAACGTCAAATGCAAATAAACTATCTAAAatcattttattgaaaattGCATACTTTTCATTTACTCACACGAAACTCAAATTATCAAGTAAAAGCTTTCAAGAAGCTCAGAAATATCTTAGgttcatttgaaacattatATATCATGCACCATTAAATTCTGACTTATAAATTTGGTTGTTAAAACTTATTCAGTGTTGCTAAATCTTATTCAGACATGGAAAAAAATTGAGGGTCATTGTCAGGTTCCAGTTTGTCTGGAGTCCTGAACCCTGTATGTGTCCTTTAGCGCCACCTGTTGCCTGGGTTTAGTTTTGCTCCCcgtctcctgtcctcctgtgtCGTTAGTCTGATGTTTACCACCTGTTGTCTGCCGCCTCACCTTTTGTGCCTCAACCTTGTTGTACAATCGAGTCCTGTCTCGTTCCCCTGCCCCAGTCTAATTAGGTACGTCTCCCCGGTTTGTCTGTGATGTTTAGTGTGTGCTTTAGGTGCCCGTTCCTGTCGGTTTGGACatccagctccttctgtgtctgtctgcctgttctGCTCTTATGATTTTGGACTCTGACTTTGCTTTGAATTAACCTGTTTTGCCACTCAATCTGCTCCAGTCTGCGATAGGGTTCACCCTGTCTTGTGACAGTCATAAGACTCACTGTGTAGTGAATGCTGTGGTTTTGATCATCTCACAAAAGAAATCACTGAGATTTTAGAATTTATTCAGCTCAGGAAACTAAAACAAATGACTTGCCTTTCCTGAGCTAATGTTAAGGGAGAAACTGAGATCTGAATGCAGTACAAAGACCAGGTCTGCCTCAAAGACAGTGGTTTTGATATGAAACATGTCATGCAGGTAAAAGTCACTTAATCTTTTCCTCACATGATTCCTGTTATTTATAACTGAGAATATCACATAGACATTGAACCATAGAagttcagcattgttttcacaaatCTGCCTTTATCCAGCTGCTGGTAAAATTTGATAGGCAAGAGCTGTTAGttgtgcgtgtgtttttgtttgtgcgtgtgtgtgattgaaGAATTTACAGGAGTGGCCTGAAGACAAGCTGAGCTTCAGTTCTTTATTAATCATCTGTACGGTGAATTACAGTGTTGCTTCAGAAGATGTTACAGACCCCGAACATCAAAAGCACGCAGGAGCAGCTTTGCTCTCACAGTGTTCGTCATACCGGCCACACgtgaaggagcagcagggtCGTCACCATCACACACTCCCGAATTTTCTCCTGCATTTCACCACTTCACTAGAAAACCCTGCAGATCCTCATCTGAGAgagctgctctgcctccagctcACAGGTACCTGAGTGTGTGCCGACATCAGACTGAGAACACTGCACTGTACCATCCAAACATACAGTCcgtttgttttccatttctgtgATCTGAACATCTGTGGTCTTAATCTTGTATCCATTCCTCCTGTTAAACTGTTCATGTTGTTGCTGTGAATGTTCAGGGATTGTTTAACACTGTTAGATGTCTTTGATTTGAACATTAGTTGATCCACAGATGTTATACCTGATGAAAGTTGTAGAAATTTACATAAATTTACATGTCTATACACACAAGGGTATGTTACAGTTTAGCCTGAAAACTCTCATGCGATTTTCTAACTAAACATCCTCGATTTGATTCATATTTTCAGCGCCTGCTGCACTTTCTGTTTAAAGTTACAGAATGTTTACCTTTAggcagatgacacacagctcTATGTTGCAATTTGTCCTGAATATTCCTACTAAAATGTTTGAACATACTGTGTATATATTTAACATATTTGGTTCACCTTCAGATTTTGTACACTTCAAAATTTCCAACAATCAGTgcctagagttttttttttattttcatctttaatttCAGTAATAtggaggtttttaaaaaaaatgtgtcaattgcataaaaataaatgattctgGAAAAACCATaaactgtgactttttttcctgttttcctgtgtAACTGTTCATGTTAGCTGTTGTAAATGTTCAAGAACTGTCCCACACTGTTAGACAGCTTTTACTTGTAAGGATTTTATGATAACGTCAAGAAGAAAAAGCTCTTCATTCCAGTTTTTTCTGTCGGGTGTCTTATTTGTTCTCCAGacaaaatcagccaatcagaaatgtTCCCATGGAGGGATATTAGACAATCAGCGGCTGACAATGGTTGTTATGCTGATTccagggtggaggaagaggggcagcagagtgagggagacagactgagaaaGAAAAGGGTGTCagttgtgtgtctgcagacagaagcagattGTATTAGATGTTGATGTTACCGAGCAGATCAACAAGTTGCTGTCATTgcaagagaggagaggaggagccccccccccaacctcctcctgcttctactcctcatcctcctgctcttcttcgcctcctcctgcagctcctcttgctcctgctCCTTGTCCTCGCCTCACAGCCAGGTGGTGAGAGCAGCAGTCACACAGACTACCAATATTGAGTGTAGAAATACTGAaactgcagaagctgcagctggaacAGTTCGCTGGATTTTTGGAGGAATGTTTCTTGTTGTCTCCACGGGCTTGTTTCCTGGACGCTCTATTTTCTggtcctctttctctttctttacatcaacctccacctccaccttcacctcctcttctgCTTCCTCAGTCAGTGAGGGCTCCTCAGGACCATCGGTGCCTGGTGGGGGTGTGTCATCAGACACTGCCTCAGGCTCACTGGGGGAGGCACTGGGAGTGTTGTCAGGCTGGACTGTTTGTACATCTACATCAATAGAAATGAAGTGAGGAGTCTGTGTGGAGGGCCCAGGTGTCCAGAACTCCTCTTCCACCTTTTCTgcgtccacctcctcctcctcctcctcctcctcctctggttctccatcctcctcctcagtatCCGCGACTATAAAGAGAAATAAACCCGAATACTTCAAACTGGATTTACATCCATATGTGAGTTGTAGGAAACCCATCAAATCTGAGACCTACCACACAGGTTGTTCTCACACTTCTGCAGATTGTCAGGACATTGTGAGCACCAGTCGCCTTCCACATAGGGCCGTACATCCTCATAGTTCCCCCTGAAAGCACACAGATACACggcattacacacacaacaacaacaacaacaacaaaaacaaagcaatgcaCATGACATGAACACATCATACATAGCAGATAAGAAGAGAAACGTgtcaggaagaagaaaacaatctgAACCTCAGGTGAGAGCAGCAAAAGTGGCATGAGTAGTTTTAGTATTGGTAGTACTAGTAGTGCTAAGAATAGTATTAGTGGTACTATTTGTTTTAGTTGCAAAAGTACTTGCAGTAATACAAGTAATGGTAGCAGTACTACTTTAATACCAAACTACTAGTTACAAGTAATAGCAATGATATTAGTACTGGTTGTATAGTAGTTGTAAGATCAACAGCAGTAGCATTCATAGCAGCaataaaagtaataaaagtAGTACTAATAACAGAAGAATAACAATAGTAGCATTAGTCTAGGGAGCATTAATACTACTGACGCTGGGTAATAGTTGCAGACTAGGAAGGAAACTCTCTCCCAGTCCAAACCTTCCATACTGTTACAGAGATGGAAGGCACAGcccactctgtgtgtgtctgcccacACCATCTGTAATACAtacgcgtgcgcacacacacacacacacacacacacacacacacacacacacacacacacacacacacgtacaaacgTCATTTTCACACATGATCATTTACATGTATCATCTACTATATTCAGCCACTTATATATGAAAAATGTTACAGGTTGACAGAGCTAAATGTTAGCAGAGTGTACATACGCTGCAACTGAtggatgtgcttttttttgtttgtgtgtgtgttttttgtgtgacCTGTGTGTAGTGTCCGCACATCTTGTCCTCATCGCAGGAGTTGTTGTCGAAGTTGTAGTCCAGGTGTTCTGCACAGCGTATGTGTGATTCAGTCAGACTGCAGAGCTACACAACATTCACGATACAAATACACAATGTTCCCGATGCAAATACACAACCTTAATATAATATCTACACAACATTCATGACACAAATGCCAAATGTTAACTCAACATTTGCTCCACTGACATTCTGTAACTAAACAAATtatacaataacaataataacagtcacaacacaaacacacaacgtTCATATCATAATTACAACTATTTTTACATCTGAAAAACGTGCTGACGGGAAATATTCTGACTAACTGTGATACACTGACAGAATTGTGTAGTCGTTGTGAAGTTTGAAGTTGGTGTGTAGTTGTACAGTAAATTGTGTGATTCTACACTTGCTGTGTAGTTTTACAGTTGGCATATTACACTCACAGAGTTGTGCTGTTGTGCAGTTTTTATCTTGCATGGACAAAATGGCAGTTGTTGTGCAGTTGCACATTTGAATATACAAAGTTGTGCAATGGTGCAgttggtgttttttgtgttcACTGGTTGTGCAGTTGTGGCTCACCCAGGAACCACTTCTCCACAGCCAGTCGGAGGTCGAGGGGGCCAGTTCCAGCGAACAGGTTTTCCCCGGTGTCCTCCAGGTCAGGGTTGTGGTTCCAGATGCAGTTAGCCGCATAACCTTCAGCGATCAGCTTCAAGCTGGGGTCCCACTTCTGTGCAGACATCAGATGATAAAACATCCTTTATTTTCATGCAACATGATATTTTAACATAGCGCAACATAATGCCACCCGTCATTGTCGAATGTTACATGAAGTTCTATACCTtcaacaaataataataataataataataataataatttattcaatttaaaagcgcctttcacaacacccaaggacgctgaacattaaaacaccgagaaaaattaaaagcagttttaacaACATAAACTTAAGGCAACAACATTGAATGGTGAGTGCGACTATGAGCCATTGTTGAAGTAGGACTGTCTGTACAAAGTACAATAACATAGGACATGACAGGACATGATGTAGGACAATGCAGAATAATGTACGTAATACAGTGTGTAATGTTATGTTGTCAAACTTTAGGTGATATTAGTCAGAGTCCGCTTCATGTCAACTCCAATATTAAGCCAGGAGCTTgcgtctgctctctctctctctctctctctctctctctctctctctctctctctctctctctctctctctctctctctctctctctctctgtctgtctgtctgtctgtctgtctgtctgtctgtgtgtgtgtgtgtgtgtgtgtgtgtgtgtgtgtgtgtgtgtgtgtgtgtgtgtgtatatctcaGGAAAtgttatgtaactgttctgtaaggtgatgttgggaaaatgagttttGGATTTTTGTATAAacctgtgaacctgtgtccacttcaatggaaacaaaatgaactctccccctctctctctctttccactatgGGAGACAAAAAAGTCAGAACGTCAAATccctggacgaagaggctgtctctcaggtggactagagccgtgattgagggatcgcatacagaacatcaatcgcggctgatccattgatctaaagagacaacctggactcaataGGTGCAATCagttctaattgggcatcaatcaaaacagctgatccattaaTTAACTGAGGtaacctggacccagtgggtgcaagCGTTTACTTAActccgggctcctaccatgtggaaccggctcccagttttgctcctttctctcgtttcaatgtaatttcattctattactacatgtcattgatgattgttcctcttgtagcctatgtactctctgtttatatatgaaatgactgtagatacaagaaactgtctgtcctatcttcttctctttctgtcccctcaccccaactggaatagtagaaagccgccacctctgaccctggtcctgcaaaggtttcttcctgttaaaagggagtttttcctttccacagtcacttatgcttgctcatgtggatctgttggctctgttctgtaaaagtgtctagaaacgactatgttgtaattggtacttcataaataaagctgaattgaaactTTGAATAGAATATAAAatgaatcatttattttttttacctgacTGGTTGAAAAGCATAGGAAAGTATGCAAGAAGAAAATAGGGTTTGAAATGGgtttttcatattcatattctAGCTCTGCATTTCATTACTAGATCTTGTACCCTGGAGATCTCTGCAACTTCCTTCGGATCACTCCCAGCAGAACTTGACATTCATGAGCTGCACCTCCTGACCCATCAACTCTATCGCAAATTGATTAGCTTGCTGTGTCAGGGgggcttgtttgtttgtttggtagGTTGGTTGTGTCTCTGTCATatcctttttctctcttttcatctATGAATCCCGTCGAGAATAGCAAAGAGCTGTCGTCTGTGAGTCTGGGTCAGCAGATCTTTCTCGTGTTGTCAGTTGTCCATCATCGTTCACAACCCTTATCATTCCTTAGCTGAGATAATGGATAAGATGACAATGGGCAAATATCACATGCATG
The DNA window shown above is from Salarias fasciatus chromosome 20, fSalaFa1.1, whole genome shotgun sequence and carries:
- the LOC115408083 gene encoding peptidase inhibitor 16-like gives rise to the protein MHQRSHPEHLEGPTPGTQISGKTQDCRRESTVYCCAMGRAPLWAWLLLGALVLPGAWSFLNEEQEELLVELHNYYRGQVSPSASAMMPLKWDPSLKLIAEGYAANCIWNHNPDLEDTGENLFAGTGPLDLRLAVEKWFLEHLDYNFDNNSCDEDKMCGHYTQMVWADTHRVGCAFHLCNSMEGLDWERVSFLVCNYYPAGNYEDVRPYVEGDWCSQCPDNLQKCENNLCVADTEEEDGEPEEEEEEEEEGTPGPSTQTPHFISIDVDVQTVQPDNTPSASPSEPEAVSDDTPPPGTDGPEEPSLTEEAEEEVKVEVEVDVKKEKEDQKIERPGNKPVETTRNIPPKIQRTVPAAASAVSVFLHSILVVCVTAALTTWL